The proteins below come from a single Desulfovibrio sp. X2 genomic window:
- the dsrJ gene encoding sulfate reduction electron transfer complex DsrMKJOP subunit DsrJ: protein MYDGSKIIAGLIVFLALVTFPFWNNFGAKHWKEPELQLPPKSVATQCIESTQWMRDNHMKLLNDWRDSVVREGNRIYISKTDHKEYKMSLQNTCLKCHDDKEKFCDKCHTAASVSPYCWDCHVAPKPKGN from the coding sequence ATGTACGACGGCAGCAAGATCATTGCCGGGCTGATCGTCTTCCTGGCCCTCGTGACGTTCCCCTTCTGGAACAACTTCGGGGCCAAACACTGGAAGGAGCCCGAGCTTCAGCTTCCTCCGAAGAGCGTCGCGACGCAGTGCATCGAGTCCACGCAGTGGATGCGCGACAATCACATGAAGCTCTTGAACGACTGGCGTGATTCCGTGGTGCGCGAGGGCAACCGCATCTACATCAGCAAGACGGATCACAAGGAATACAAGATGAGCCTGCAGAACACCTGTCTGAAGTGCCACGACGACAAGGAGAAGTTCTGCGACAAGTGCCACACCGCCGCGTCGGTGTCCCCCTACTGCTGGGACTGCCACGTCGCGCCGAAGCCGAAGGGGAACTAG